The genomic DNA GCTCGGGCGAGCTCCTCGTCCTCCGAGCTGGGAGTACGACGCACCCGTGGCTCGTCGCGGGATCCTCCACTGGCTCGCCTCGCACCCcgaggccgccaccgccgccggcaagAACAAGATGCTGGCGTTCGATACAGCCTCCGAGACGTTCCAGCTCATGCCCCGGCCGCCGGAGCGAGCCGGCGACACGGCGAGGGCGCTGCTGGAGCTTGACGGGGAGCTCAGCGTGGCCGTGATGCAGGGTTTGACGTCGCTGGCCGTTTGGGACTTGCGGCACTACGATGCGGAGGTCTGGACGCTGCGCTGCCTTGTGGTTGTGGAGGTGCCGCTGTCACGACTTTCGACCTGCAGGCTTCActcggtcggcggcggcgccatcctGATTGCAAACCGCTACAGCTGCAAGTTCAATGCTGCTAGGTTATACGATCTCAAGGAGAAGAGGATGCTCGGGGAAATTTCTCTCTCACACGAGGATCCAACGTTCCTTATGTTTAGGGAGAGCCTCGTGTCGCATGCCTTCTTCCACTCACCGCCTCGCAGCTCTGAGGTTGCGTACATAAAGTTCACCGATTACATGGTCAGGATCTATCTCTCTCATTCTAGGTATCAGcggataaaaaaaatgttggagtaTAAATGAATTGTCTATCTTTGCTTATGAAGTCAATATGGATGTTTGCAGGATGTTCAATTTTCATTGAAGAAGTTCACTGAAACAGGCCGGCCGCAAATTTTTGCAAGCTCTTGGTATAAAAAGAGAAGAGGAGACTATTACAATCGATTGGAATGAAATGTCGATGCTTACTATTGTTACTCCTCTGTCCCAAAATATAATATGGGATTTGACTTGGCATGGTTGATCACACTTTGACCGCAAATTTCTATTGTAACACCAAATTTATGGCTTTTGTAACACAAACCATTCATATTGTTAGACTAGTTATATATTAGTCAGAGAttataaatttaaatttttaaaatgCGCGTGCGTCTTATATTTTCGGACAGACATAGTATAAACCGGTGCCAGATTATCATGAGAAAGCTATGCTGCATATCTTAGCTGCAGGCGGTGTATTCACACCCATTGCCCAACCAAAAGGGCTCAAGCTCCAAACCGCAACAAGCGGCAAATCTTGTACAGTTTGGCATATTTCTTCATTCCAGTTCACATTTCTTGATGGTCTGTAAAGCATAGTGTAAACATTGAAGAATCAATTTGCCATGGACATTCTGGAGACCATACCAAGAGGTAAAAGTGACTGGTGCTACTATAGTGCGAGGTGCAAGGAATGCACTCTCCGATGTCTCGATCGACTCACGAGAACCGTAACGACGGGTCAACAGTAGTGGCTCTTGAGCAGTGTCGGGCCACCAAATCTCTCAGGCTTCTTCAGGGGATCAGATCGAGCAGTAGCCCTATATGGGCACATAACCGCTCAACTAAGGGCGCGCAAAAAGCCAGCTAAGAATAAGAAGCTTCGCAGTATGTTCTCACAATACCGCTCATCCCCAAGCAACGTGCGCATGCAATGCACATTTCACGATTGGCTCACTAGAGTGCTCGATCGATTACTGtagctgctccggcggcggtgccggctcATCACGCCGCGGCTCGCCGAAGAACCGCAGCAATCCGGCCATCCCCGCCTTCCATCTCCTGGACGCTGGATCTCTTGCCGCACGCTTTAACCATTGGCACCGCGCTCTTCAACTCTCCGGTGTGCCGCCGCGCTCGTGCTGTCGTCCGCTGGCTCgcaggagcaccgccgccgcgacgcgTTCCGGACGGCGGGACAGGCACTTGTCTGGTGCCGCGCCAAGTTCGTTCCTGGGGCCTTGCCTGCTCGCCTCCAGTCCTGGTGGCGCGCCGTCCGGTGCGCGCGGCAGCAGTCGGCACCGGGAGAAGCCTCTCGCCGGAAGCCCGAGAGCGGATACAACACTTGCACTGCACGAGCACGTCTGGTTCGAGCTTGCGCCACCGCTGTCCACCGTCGCCGGCGAAGTGAGCACACGTCGCTGATTCTGCTTATCCTAAGCCACCGGACGAGCCACCGCAAGACAATTCACACGACAGCAACAACCGAACGCTGCAGGAGAACACAAGTTTGTCAGGGTCAGATGGCAAAGACGAAACATGGGCTCACACACATATACATAGCAACTGAAGCCATCAAGAATATTCAAGATTCGAGGAATAACAAATACTCACACAGCAACAGCACGTTCACAGGATACATATAACCAGACATACACACCTCGTTAGACTGAGTAGCAAATTTTCCATTCGGATATGCAAGCACTCCATCCTACTTCTTTATATATGGCGCACTAGAATTTTGAAATGTCAAACTTTATATGTTTTCACCAACAATTTGACAAATTCTCTGCATTATTGATGTAGCCCTTCATATTATTGCCCTTCTGACGAGCCTTGATCCTGCCTATTTTATCCCTCTGccttagcatttttttttcacataaAGCCCATACGGCCATACCACTACTCTGGTTAACATGTCCTTTTATCTTCAGGTATGCGTCTACAGTGCCTATAAAATGGCAAGTATGCCTCTCACACTGTAGAAAGAAAGAGCAACACAACCATCAAAGACGCACGGAGTTTAGTTTCTAGTCACTGTAACTCTCTGTATGTATGTTTACTTAGTGTATAGGCTCATGCTTGAATTTTAGTACTCGAGGAAACAGCATGACCGATCCACTATAGGTGCGATGGGAACGTGTGGCAGCAGGATTAAAAATCTGGCAGTAGGGAAGTTTCTGAGAGGGGCTCGCAGTGATGCTGCTTTCTGAGCTTGTAGGGGCATCGCAAGTCGAGACTGATCATGGACAAGAACGACAACTAATTAACGTGGGCGTGTTTGAAATTAAACAATTTCACACGTCAACTGCACTGCTAGTAAAGATGGTTTCATCTTACAGTATTTTAGTGCCCATAATCTGTTGCAACATTAATTTAAATATATTCGACCAACTAGTACATATTGTCAGAGATGCATTATTCGATTGGAGTTCCATTTTGAATGTGTATCTGTGTTAATTTTGCTTTCAGCAAGAACTATTGAACTTCAGTTATTTTACTAGGCCAGATAGTCCGATCTCAGAAGATCATACAAGGCAAGGAAAACAATTGGAAAATATGGCACTGGCAGGTCTAGAAAAAGAAGACAACAACTGCGGAAATGCACGCACTCCTTTCCGAAAATATGTCTTGTTGATGCACTGATGAAATTGTACAACAATAAAAGGCACACAGTAGATATAAGTATGGGTAAGGTAGACCCCTGTGCTGGGCTGGGCTGCCTATAAAATGGACCCTGCATATCTGCACGTTACAAAGCAAGTATTACTCAAAAAAATTAGGTCTGAGGCGATGCAGGCAAGGCTGGTATACATACATGTCGGTTGGGCTTGAGAGAGATCAGGATCACAAATTCCACTTGAATCTTCAGAAGTATACACCCCCACAATCTCTTCAGCACCTGCAGTTTTGCTACCTTTAGTGATATTTGGCGCATTCTGTGTCCGATTATTCCCTGTTGCAGACATGAATTTGCTGAAAGCATTGCTCTTGGTTAGATATGACCACgatgaaaataaagaaagctTCATTCTTGGTTGCAGAGAAAGCTGCAGCAAGAGTACTTTAACCTTCACGAGTAGGATACTTTATAGTTTCTAATTCAGAATTTTAATAGATGTAGATGACATGGTGGACAGGAATGGCTGCAAGTGCAAGTGTGTCACTAATGATAACCTATATGTATTGATGGTTTCATCTATGGTAATTTAGAGTTGGTAGTATGTGATTTTTCAAACTACCAGGTAGTATTCACAATGATGATGAAGTTTGCTTCTAACTGAAGTTCAACCGGAATGTTTatcaatataattttttttctccgaTTAAAGATACACTGTTATATTACATGGTCAGGATCCATCTCTCTCATTCTACATATCAGCGGAAAAAAAGGTTCAAGTATAAATGAATTGTCCATCTTTGCGTAAAGTCCATATGAGTGTTTGCAGGATGTTCAATTTTCATTGAAGAAGTTCACTGAGACAGGCCGCAAATTTCTAACACCAAATTTATCACTTTTGTAACACAAACCATTCATATTGTTAGACTAGTTATATATTAGTCAGAGAttataaatttaaatttcaaaatGTGTGTGCTTGTTATATTTTTGGACAGATAGAGTATATAAGCAAGTGCCAGTTTATCATGCGAAATCTATGCTTGGCACTTGTCTTAGCTCAAGCTCCAAATTGCAACAAAGTGGCAAATCTTGAACAGTTTGAcacttatttatttattttcttcattCCAGTTCACGTTTCTTGATGGTCCGTAAACATTCAAGAATCAATTGGCCATGGACATTCTGAAGACCGTACCAAGAGGTTGGGACTGGTGCTGCTAGAGTGCTAGGTGCCATGAATACCATCTCTGATGTCTCGATCGACACACAGCCACCATGAAAGTGGGTCAACATTATTTGTGGCTCTTGATCGGTGTCTAACGACCAAATCTCTCAAACTTCTTCATGGGGGCAGACCGAGCAGTAGTCTAGTACGCCTGTATGGGCACTTAACCGCTCAGCTAATGGCGCGCAAACAGCTAGCGAACAATAAGCTGCGCAATATGTTCTCCCAATACCGCTCATCCCCAAGGAACGCGCGCATGCAAATGCAACGCACATTTCCCGTTGGCTCACTAGAGTGCTCGATCGATATTACTGTCTGTTGAATTGAGAGAACACATGTAAAGTAACCTACAGTATGAGCAAAGGAGCACCCAAGCATGGTAGAACTGGAAGTAGTATACATCGGTCTTTCACGAATGCCTACTTGAGGAGCTTCTGGGCATGTGAAGCATCAGGAATCAAGATGCGGAGCAAAGAAGGTAGCGGTGCTGCTGGCTGACGATCTAGAGGCACAGATGGCATGGCTGGGGATGGGGCACAAGGATTGCAGGTACCTTTGAGGTAAGCCATGTAAGAACAGTGGAACCCAATTTACTGTTCATCACAATCCTGTCATGCCTTGACCACAGGGGTTGTAACTTTAGTTAGTAGCCGCTGCCCCCGAAGGCATCAAGAAGCCATATAAGATTGCAGATTCTTCCTGTCTGTCAAATAGACAGGGCAGCTGGGAGGTGGCAACAGGCCCCCCGAGTGAATTTGTACCCGAGTGGTCAAGGTCGTGTTAGCATTATTTCAGCTTGGCGTCATTCCAGATTGAATCAATACACCGAAGGACTCCCATCCCGTGGTTTGCATTGCAACCACAGAATTGGTCCCCAAGAATCAGAGATAGTATTTACAAATAGAAACAGCAGAAAATATAGACAAGGCAAGACTTACGGAGCTCTAGCAGCAGAACAAGTCACCTATAATCAGATTTTTCAGGAAAGAATTGGCATGTTATAAAATTGCTCTTCTCGTGGTGTAGTTTCCAAATTGCCGCTTCTTGCAAGAAAAGGACCATATATCATTGAAATGGACCAGCTGCAGGTAGCCCCAAAAGGCGAAGTATAGTTCACAAAAATATGTTTTGTTAATGGTTGATCAACTAGTGCAATGCATAGTGGATGAATGACCTTCATTGTCCAGGATGTTGTAAATGTTTTTATTGCATCTGCCAGCTATAAAATGCCTCCCGAGTCCCGACACTCAGCACATTGCATGCAAAGCCAAAGATGGTGATCCATTGAGCGAGAGAGCATATTGCCCAGCTATCCAGAGCTTGAAGGAACCAAAGGTCTATGTTGAGTTGTTGACACGGCAACTGTCTAATGTGGATGCTAATTAATGGTCATCTAGCAAGGCATGAGAGGCATCTGGATTGGAAATATACTTGAAAGCAGAAATTTCGTAAGTGTTTGATGAATCTGTAGATCCGAGAAACTGAATGAACGGGTAGCATAGTGTCTCCTTAGTCTGGACCCCCCAAGCTGTATCTCCAGTGTGTTTCCTCGCCTTCCATGACCACAACTAAAATTAATGTAGCAAAGACACAAttagagctcttttacggtgcacaatactagTACTTAGTGGTATAATATAGACGAGATCTAACCATAAAATTTAATAATTATTATATTGTAAAAAGTGAGATTTCAAATGGAATGATCTTGTAGAGATACCAGCGGAGCTCATGTATTA from Setaria italica strain Yugu1 chromosome VII, Setaria_italica_v2.0, whole genome shotgun sequence includes the following:
- the LOC111258065 gene encoding F-box protein At5g49610-like yields the protein MSTATSDGGRGIHALCDDALMEILVLLPNKSVLCCRAVCRRWRRITNDGSFLAGLSARRPLKMIILSQSGAGAVSAVSLSVDDPTSPAESRRSHLFDRRQLYEDGRTRRNNRCFDVVCSLDGLLVLSQRPGLFVVCNPATRQWTNLPALRQEPRRLHAIACGFFSHGSSGEYRLLCHVEYRRKRYYYILAAGGALPRRLGRAPRPPSWEYDAPVARRGILHWLASHPEAATAAGKNKMLAFDTASETFQLMPRPPERAGDTARALLELDGELSVAVMQGLTSLAVWDLRHYDAEVWTLRCLVVVEVPLSRLSTCRLHSVGGGAILIANRYSCKFNAARLYDLKEKRMLGEISLSHEDPTFLMFRESLVSHAFFHSPPRSSEVAYIKFTDYMDVQFSLKKFTETGRPQIFASSWYKKRRGDYYNRLE